The region TGttgtttttttgaattttttatatttttaatattatatttttataatttttaaattatttgtgacgcggcatataagataaataatgtTATGTTAACATGATATGCATATGAACTGTCATGTGTATGGTTAatgttataatttaatattttagtcatcaTTTCCGTTAAAAAAATTTGACTAATTTTTGAGAAGTTAAGAGTtcgattttgttaaaaaaataaaagctaaatcgacaaaaaaaaatataaacatggagGATTGAAATTTTTCCGAATTTATCATTTGCAACCGTAATCATTGAAGTCCTTGTTGAAGACCCGACTCACATGGCCCGACCCGAGTCTAATCACATAAAAGGAACCGCAGGAGAAGCCAGAAGGCCCAAACCTATTATCGtcttttcacttttatttattcatatttatttttaatatttaaagacaaTAATAGCTTAGCAAGTCTGGATCTCTTCAATTCAGTCTCTTAGTTTTCGTGTTCTTGTTGTTTACTTCTAAGTCTCTTGATTTATCGATTTTAGTTTTCATTCAgctgaaaagaaaatttgaaaaaaaaagattattattattttttattttttgtatctgGATTCTTCAAAATCGAATAACGGTTCGTATGTTCGTATGttgagattttaaaattttgttgtcTCGATTTTGAATTTAAGATCTAggttttttgaaaaaataaatctttttctttcttctttttcatgtCTATTTGTTGAAATTGTGTATTTGCTTATTGTGCAGAGATACTCAGCACAATGGCTAAAAGTAGCTTCAAGATCGAGCATGACTTTGGTATTTACTGATATTTGTGTATTAGTATTAGTTTTTGTTATTGATTTAGCTATTTTTTGGTTGGCTTTGTTAATTTATGGCTTCTTGATGTTTAGAGAAAAGGCGCGCTGAGGCTGCAAGAATTAGGGTAAAATACCCAGATAGAATTCCAGTAAGAATCAATCATTAACTATatctgttttattatttttaatttttttttctgatgTTAAAATAGCAATTTTGATTGTTCTATCGCTTGTTTGTCCTTGGTTTATGTAGTGCCATgtgtttttaacttttaaattttgttgagaaTTTCTGTTAGGTATCAGTTTATGTTccatattttagatcaaatgacAATTTCCATATACCAACTTTAGGGGTTGGACTAGTCTGGCTTGCATTTCCTTGACTTTGTAGTGTAATATTCCACTGTGTTGTTAAGGCGTGTGTGCACCTAGGCTACCTACGATGTTGTGCTTGCAGCGTAACGGTAATGATACCTATTGTGTCATGTCAGTAATATGCTTTGTTTGATGTATGTTCATGGGATCTGGCTCAAGGATTTTAAGCAATTATTTGACAGATGAATTGGCAATACTGTCATTACTGTGTAGACAGGATTGCAGTCCCTTTGTTTGCTATTGGACCATGGTTAAGGCATGCATCTATTAACATcgtgtgatacttattgtgttgTGATTGCAGCATAGTAATACATGTCGCGTTAATATCAGTAATTTGCtttgtttttaatgtatgttcGTGAGAAATGGCTTGAGGATTTCAAGCAATAGTTGAATATTTGTATTGGTTGGATTGTCGTTACTTTCTAGACATGATTGAATGAATAGAACGATATCATGTAACAACTTTTTGTTTCGGGAAAACCTGTGCCTGTTTTAAGCTGGTGAAAAGGAAAACTTTTGCTATTTAGGGCATGGCTAAATTAGAACAGCTAATTATGAGGCattgaataatttaaaatctcaataAAGATTAAATTCCCTTCAGATACTCTATGCCTCCCTGCTGAGGAGGAGAAAAAGGCCCTTTAAGGAGGAACAAGAAAAGCATGAAACTCGAGCAGTTAAAAGTTTAGAGCGCTCAATATCTTAATCCTGGAATAAATTACTAATCTTTATATTAAAAGCATATAAGGTTAAATGGAGGCTGCTTGAATTGGTTTATGCATGTTTGGTCCATCTCCTTGCATGGTGCAAAAGAAAAGCTTATGCTTTCTGACCCCAATCTTTCTTATATTGATATTTGCTCATTAGGTGATTGTGGAGAAGACGAAAGGAAACGACATCCCTAACATTGACAAGAAGAAGTAAGCAACAATTTCATGCCTAGTGCTCAACATCtccatattattaatttattagacACTGGTGATGACATTGATTATATAATTTACAGATACTTAGTACCAGCTGACTTGACAGTGGGTCAATTTGTCTATGTGATCcgaaaaagaatcaaattgagtgCTGAAAAGGCTATCTTCTTATTTGTGGACAATGTCCTCCCTCCAACTGGTATTTTCCTATGCTAGTTCTTTCTTGgcttaaaaaaatgtaaaaagaacTCTTAAGTTTTATAACTATATTTAAGTAACCCTCTCATATTTATTACCCAAATAAGATATTAACATTTGATGTATACCTAAAACAAGCCTTTAACTCAAGgcgatattttatttaaatattaagggCTCAAATCAAAGGATAAAAGTTTTAGTATAATAAAAGCTTAGGGGCTTACTTAAAGTTCTGGGACATTTTTTCATCGTCTTCTTTTTTCTATTCAATGTTAAATGCTACActgtcatttttttttctttttacaaattgATATAAATTTGCAGGAGCAATTATGTCAACCATCTATGATGAAAAGAAGGATGAAGATGGATTTCTGTATGTTACATACAGTGGGGAAAATACATTTGGTTAGTACATCATGCATTGACCTTAATTAATTTCCATGTTAATGTTGTCCCGCGCTTTAAATAATTGATAATTGTGGCATTATTGCATAGTATGTATGATCTTTCTGTATTTACATGTATAGTTTCTCTGTATATAGCTTGTCAGCAGACTAAAATGTGAGACCAATGAGCAATTTAAAATTCTTGTGTGTTATATTCCTGAACTTGGCATTGTCAGTTTTcatgcaacaaaaaaaaaaaagtcactaATGGAGAAAATAAAGTATCAGATCTGAAATTTCAACTTACCAAGGAGTAGATACAGAAATCTCCAAATAAAATTTTGTGATTTAGATGATGGTAGATGTATGTATATTTGTTGGTTCATAACTTCATGTTGTTGATTTGATTCACTGCTTTATCAGAGCTTCACGATGTGTAGTGTATCTCGTGGGGTTTGAATACAGTGATACAGTAAATTTGAGCTAAATCATCAAATGAATAACTTGAGAGAGCATTTACTCATACATATTCAATACTACCTTACTTGTGGTAggagtattatatttttaattgattttagtcaacaataaattaatttcatttgatAGTTTTTGATTAATCAAAAGGCTTATTTTGAGTTTCTCAttcttttaatttcatataaCAAACTATTGTAATACTTGCATATTAATTAGCTTTTCCTTGTCTTAACGTGCTATTAAGAAAGAGGCACCGATATTTTGTTTTCTTGtcttgtttagggtttttttgggAAAATATTTTGTACATTGACAGTATGGTAAAAAGAAATGGAACACGTGACagatttgtaattttatttatggGTTTAAAAAAATGCATTGTCAAAATGCGTTAACTTTCCAAAGTCATTTGGGAGGTAGATGTACTTGTGGGGTTTGACTTATGTTTTCTTATCTCAAAGATAGTTTGAAGCAAAATTAGAGATTGGGATTTTCCTCTTATTCCTCATATAGTATTAGGGTTTGAGATTTATATAATGGCCGGAATTAGGGAATGATAAAACTCAAATTGGTTGCTAGATTGTGAATTGATCCACTTTAAAAcagagattttcttattttgaaaaatgaaggGGGAGGTTTGAAAGACGGGTATgggttgtttttttatattttgatcgtTGCATTCAATGAGTATGGatcaattttgatatttttatcctttaaaagcataaaaatataatgatatgataaactctaaaatatttaagttaaaaagttaaaaaggtaaaagtaattaaatttgagttaattgtttgtaattacttgtataatcattttgatttttattctctttttttttaagaattgatTGTTACCTAAGTGTCACGTGTAATTATATACAATTAAatacatttaaattcaattagttggtaaatttttaaacatacccCATATTCATagactattattttatttttaaatgtcaatttgaaaatgttaaaaaaactaataaatatcAAACGATTTGGGTCAAGACTATTATTGGAAAGGTATCCATTGATTAAGTTGGGTTGAGGCTTGATGTTAAGGGCttgattaataatatttaaaaaaaaagtatttttggaaaaaaagttgtattaaaattttgaaaagtatttttaaaaaggagaagttaaaaaaatttagtttttcttttttcaaaagtatttttggtgtttaattattttttcactcATCCAATAAtgtagtgtttttttttcttttttcttttttgatgctTAATCATAAATgtgtttaaaaaatatactttttaaataaatcaaatgtgtgaatactaattacaaatatttaatggttatatttaaatataaaaaatatattttatatattctaattaaattttataaataattaatatttattgcttaaaatatttaaaa is a window of Gossypium hirsutum isolate 1008001.06 chromosome D08, Gossypium_hirsutum_v2.1, whole genome shotgun sequence DNA encoding:
- the LOC107937451 gene encoding autophagy-related protein 8f → MAKSSFKIEHDFEKRRAEAARIRVKYPDRIPVIVEKTKGNDIPNIDKKKYLVPADLTVGQFVYVIRKRIKLSAEKAIFLFVDNVLPPTGAIMSTIYDEKKDEDGFLYVTYSGENTFG